The region gtaccttttcagcgattttggtatattgacgGATGGGTTTTcaccgggggcacttcaatatgaataGTAGGGCTGATGCTTTcaagtaaggggcattcggtgagagcaaaatgtaaaaaatatggggtcattgggtgagagcatgacctttttttttataaatagaacctttgggtgagtgccgaaacagcgccacagaaacctcgatcgaacattgaatttcaagttcaaaataagtaacaaaatcagctATAAAtggaagttgctgttcaaattgaaaaacatgtgttcgtaaagaatcatggggtctttgggtgacagcaatgctgaaaaaggggtctttatACGCATCACTTCCAAAGTGGGagttcaagttccttagggaattagtcaaggttgaaATTTCTCTGTGTATAAAATTATGTTCTGTCTGTTATTAAAGTAAGTAAGTGAAAGTCAGTTCCTTCTCTTTGGTGGGACTGACCAAGTGGGGTGGCCCCTTTTAAGCCAGAGGGGGGAACTTGCCTCctctaaagacccccttttttcaaaaattttggtgaaatttctGATAACCTCTCACTGTATATTTTGACTAAAAATTTTTCCCAGTCTTTttcaggcccgtacacaggatttcattgggggggtgctgattttgaaaaagtggacctttttaaagtttttccggggggggcaattttgtgaaaagtggacaaaatttggaccttttctgtcaaaaaaagtgcaaaacacctgatttttttgctcgctacgctcacaaattctgaaattttgggactttttgtatacccccctgcgtacgggcctggatttttcccagtctcacggaatgacccccctttttgaggccttctcactgaaagaccccctttttcggtgtctaggctctcaccgaaagaccctagtttcgaactgctgtccacaCATCCTTGTCACTCCCAAAGTCAAGTGCCCCCCCCCAAGTCTACCCCTTCTTCTTTTTAAATCCTCCTTTTAAATCTGCCTTTCTTTTCCTGTAAACAAATACCAGTACTTAAATTTTCCAAATTATTCCACCAAAATCTAATATAGCTATCGGGGATGAGTCGTCTTACCAAACGGCAGTGCAGCAGGTATCCCAAGATATTGGTGATCGAGGCCTCAATGTCCTATTCAATAATGCGGGTATACTCACCAACCGAAAATTTCACGAAGTCACGGCAGAAGAGATGAGGAAGGATTATGAGGTCGATACTATTGGACCTCTAATGCTGACAAAGGTACGTTACATCTATACTAATGCCCTGCGACAACTCTCTaatccgaaggttccctagtccgaaggctccttagtccgacgGTTTGCTAGTCCGAGCATGTAATTTAGTGCGATTAatgaataaggttctctagtccgaatataaaaataaggctcgctaaccctaaagTAGAGTCCGatgtttaccgttttctaaaatcctttttccgtgttgtaatccgtgttgtaaaatttgtaactccatgttttatgaatcaagcttaaaatgtataaacaatgattatgaatgatattaatgtcacaataaagtgttcaatatcgcgatttcggtattattaaacagtttcGAGCTCTTCCAGTTTCAAATCAATGGGAGCTCACCCGATCCGGCCTAACCTGATGATATAATGCCCCAATCAGTCCCCGACCCatgaattttgaacaattttcaaACCAATACGCTTTCGGTGTGGATTGGTGAGGGGTATTTCAAATTTATACAGGTTGTAGCAAAATGCTTTGTATCCATTAGTTTCCAGTGATATATGGACAatactgccacatcaaaatgcaatagGATCTGCATAATTTGTTGCTTAATATCCTTATTAtttggtcatttcaagaggactacatattgcatttggaagaagtagGCCTGGGAAGTAGGCTTTTcacccaagggggggggggggcactgtgAGCCAACCCTGCACAAAACCAGCTTTGATTTCCTAAACTGAGAGCTCTTAAATGACGCAGAAATGCAATTGATTCCAAGGATTGAATTGATTTTTTTCTATCTGTGCAGGCTTTTTATCCTCTCTTGAAGAAAGCAGCTGATTCTAGTCAAGTCAAAGGACTTAGCTGTACACGTGCTGCTGTGCTGAATATGACCTCTGGATTGGGACTGATTAACAGCAACACTAGTGGTGGTTTCTATCCATACAGACCTGCTAAGGTACGTAAACTGATGAATGCCAAATGGGTGGGCAGGGGTGGGGGTGAGATGATGGTCCTGGGGTGGGGGAGGTGTCTAGATAATGGACTGATAATGACAAGTGTCAGTGTGTATCCACACAGACCTAATTTATGTAAACTGTTGCATGTCAAATGCCTGGGGGGTAGGGGGAGGCTGCAGGCATTCGGTGTGTGATGGTCCTGGGGTGGGGGTACAGTCTAGATAATGTCAACACTAGTGTCAGTGTGTATCCATGCAGACCTAATTATGTAAACTGTTGAATGTCAAATGCCTGGGGGTAGGGGGAGGCTGCAGGCATGTAGTGTGATGGTCCTGGGGGTGGGGGTGTCTAAATAATGAATTGATAATGACAACACTAGTGTCAGTGTGTATCCACACACAGGTGGTAAGGTAAACTGATGAATGTTAAATGCCTGGGGTGGGGAGGCATGTGGGGTGCCTGTGGTCATGGGGTGGGCAGTGTCTGGATATGAACTCATTATTGGCAGTGAGTGTCTATACAGAGCTGCAAAGATAAACTGATAAATGTCAAATGCCTGGGGTGGGGAAGTTGGGATGGGGATGATGGTCGTGGAGTGGGGTGGAGGAGGTGGTGTCTGGATATGGACTGATTAATGGCAACACTAGTGGAGTGTGTACATACAGATCTGCTATGATAGATTGTTGTAGGTCAAATGCTTGGAGCTAGGGATGGGGGATGGGGTGATGGCACTTGAGTTGAGGTGATGTCTGGATAAAATGGAATAGTGCCACTACAAGGTAAAGTGATGAGTGTGAAATGCTTGTCGATGGGATGGGGGGATGTTGGTGATGCTCCTCGGGTTGAGATGTGTCTGTATATAGCACGACCACAAGGTATAGTTATGAATGTAAAATCATTCCTTGGAGGATGTGGGGGAGGGGGTGATGGCCCTTGGGTGAAGATGTGTTTGGATATAATTATGGAATGATTAATGGCCATCACAACGTGTAGTTATGAATGAGAAATGTTTGGAGGGATGGGGTGGGTGTCCAAGGTGCTATCTTTGATATTGAGTGACTTACTGCATAACTAGTGTCTATCCACATAGAGCTGACAATTAGCGACATCAATTCTGAGTGTGTTACAAGACAAATTGCATATATTGATGAAAGAGCATAGACCAGCATGCAAGGTGCCCACTGTGAATCGATCTGACCTAGACTAATAACACATATGCCATTTTCATCACACTTTACTTTTACTCACCAtgctttgtttgtctgtttgttttcacCATGTAGATAGCGCTGAATATGATCACCAAATCTATGAGTATAGATTTCAAGTCGGATGGCATTATGGCCGTTATCATTGACCCTGGATGGGTGTCCACAGACATGGGAGGAAAGAATGCATCAGCCACGCCAAGCCAATGCGTCGATGGAATACTCAGTGTTATGGCTAAACTTGGAGAagaggaaaatgggaaagttaaGAAGTGGAATGGGCAAACTATGGAGTATTGATGGACTTTAATATCTGTGGGGGGTGGGGATGCTTCCCCAGAATTATGAGATGATGgttctttgggagctgacagggtaccggtaaaagggggtctttgggagcttcGAATCAGTAAAAAAATCAACAGTCTTTCTTGACTCTTGACTTCCTGGTTGAAAATCCACTTGGAAAAAATCCCTGAAATATGAGGAATGGGCAATTTAAAGGCTTTGTAGAGCTGAATGATCACAAACAAAGGTTTTTCTGTGTTCTGTTTTGTCACAAttaggggtctttcagagctgcatggtacaaaaacaggttttttttcctTCATCTTATCAattggattattattattatttcaactttctttatacagggtagctccttcagtgtaaaaGCTGAAAAATGCCCTGTGGCATACAAGGtattacacaaatattacaagaaaaatgtACAATACCAATTATAAAGAAAttacaagaatcatgaaaaattatATGAAAGATAAAATCAATGAACAGTGGTTTTTGAGAGCTCGATTTAAATTCACTTAAATTCAGGCTCAAggaaataattataattagtgcgagtgtcaacatcagcagaactattccacagatttgctgctctcacctgaaacaatctcttaccagagttattgttaaattgaggaaCAACAAGATAAAACTTCAGATGCAATGCATTCCAAAAAAGAAAACAGGTTTTCAGTccaatttgaatatttttgagatttttttcacAACCTTGGGCAAAAAAATCTCAATAtcaagattcttcaggatttttgtggccaaaattggctcacttttattgattttcagcccgttttggtgtattttagcccaatttcacaatgtgtttttcaggattttctactactttcagcatatttcacaagctttaaaTCACACCCCTATATTTGTCAAACTGACCCAAAATTAGACTAATGCTTTGCAGTCTCTAAAACAATTCACCACAACTACACCCTTTTAAAATCACAACTTATCCTCAGaattaagagtataatcatggataATTTCAATATCTTGACACGCAAGATaagagagatgtgatgatggaggtagaatttTTTTGAATGACTCTTGTAGTAATAAGTATGTGAGGGTCCCATGCAGCTGCTATTATGTATTCAaaatctatagaggccctgcatgaaattatcgattggctccaaacaaaggatttgagccgtgtccttcaccgtagttatggcggagtgcagtccattcaatcaaatgttgtcatcaacctatttgatcgtagtgcagggttatgtgtgtgagacgaactgtcacggtagattgcaatcatgcttttgttgaatgcatttgagtagtccgccatatttacgggacgatatgtcacatgcaaggcctctatattcAACAGGGTAACCATGAAATACGAGATTGTGATTATATAATGTCTTTTAGAATATAGTCCTTCAAAATATTCGGGctcttcctgttgaaatccatacaccccttatggaagacatgatattaatctcccacacagaagaTGTCattagattttaaatggagtcacccattcaggtaatccaatttaaaattcacgctccctgtgtgtgagataggggtcatgtcttccatagggggtggatgaatcgcaactggaatagcccagttaatATGTGATCCATCACATCCAAAGAGTTGTCGGAAACCAATATTTGCAGACAGTACAGAAAATATGtgtgaacaaaaataaaataatagggaATTTGTAACCACATCACACACCAATGTGTGAGAtaaaattttaaagcaaaaagtACTTAATTGAAgtccccattcagtgatcccagcaaaaagGTGAAGGATTAGCCATTTGACTTGTCATTaggaatttctgaaatgaaaaaaagttGGCAGAAAACAAGGAAAcggcattattgacaaagttgatgcCCCATTGATAGAGAATTAACAGATTCATGTGAAATGTCTTATTTTgcctttaatacacagctttcgggtTAGCTATTAGCAGCCCGACTAGCAAGCTCTAGCTGctggcacatctatgacactaacaaaggtgtcaGAATGattctccggatgagcaaatcactgaatgggcctttaacttgtTTAAGCAAGTTAAATTTTCAAGGACAACTGTCGTATTTGATGTGATGGATCGTATAATTTTGacagaaatttatatattttggaataaaataaaataatggaaACATAGTTCtacatgatttatttatttatttatttattccattCATTCATAGCATTCTGTCGAAGGCAGGCAAAGCCCAATACTGCTCAATAGTGCTCAGAAACCCAATAGTGCCCAGAGGCTACTACTTAAAATTCAAGGGTGTGCCAACcggatattttatttcattatgaTGGCTATCTGGTTTagaggggcattttgtgattttagcttcctctttttagggtatgattcaatagatatccactaaaaagcttatttgcaaaatttcagttgctcCGGACATTGAATTTAAGAGTTACGCATAATTACATGGGCTGTATTGTAATTTCAGGCTGTTGACAGCCCAAAG is a window of Amphiura filiformis chromosome 2, Afil_fr2py, whole genome shotgun sequence DNA encoding:
- the LOC140146662 gene encoding C-signal-like, encoding MQIASILITGANRGIGYELVRQLAAANPSPDFIYAGCRNPDGADKLKELAQKHPNVKILKIAIGDESSYQTAVQQVSQDIGDRGLNVLFNNAGILTNRKFHEVTAEEMRKDYEVDTIGPLMLTKAFYPLLKKAADSSQVKGLSCTRAAVLNMTSGLGLINSNTSGGFYPYRPAKIALNMITKSMSIDFKSDGIMAVIIDPGWVSTDMGGKNASATPSQCVDGILSVMAKLGEEENGKVKKWNGQTMEY